A window of the Zeugodacus cucurbitae isolate PBARC_wt_2022May chromosome 4, idZeuCucr1.2, whole genome shotgun sequence genome harbors these coding sequences:
- the LOC105220896 gene encoding uncharacterized protein LOC105220896, producing MAKENDEVQHNNNNSCSSSNSNNNGVDSLNASVGVTSTSNATEIPTAVSYCDADVLVGDIARTGDKSKVTSAGGGDCAGTSSRSNHFGASTSSFMRGKLNDLVADLCINGPIDGSGNNGGYGDYTNGRSNNSAPVDATMQQTNVSSTWEPVSSSVTSQHVPQPHAAPTQNASSFSFKHFLSSGPPITAPSSTVTVTSLDSSACSSTNGPQNNNARLASSSGASMQTSTGARPKVPQSASLSSTSISSLMTGGLSATNSAGQPDSGNSFGTSATKMKRSPRFSSFDSQASLAEYVTGGADEQLEGVSSTGPSGVRSAGVGANANSGFRLYPDSGDIFSTPSRSSRGMGDGGAGTNNSLNNTSEYDRHQYVPRSYSNYEMPMSSATASPRRRTGAPNVSVSGGGGMREARPTRLALNTNSSKPKGNLPLSDMNNGACGGAAVAAAPPVTRPLPSNAGEFPAAVLPDFVQDHWLDSWYAHDMHLNSPPNSPIRDFSDVDVAGGAIGGGAGGGVNNSNVCDVAGGNGVSVGIGIPGPSPSYGGGGGGATAESTASNAKMLPDFLSDGPIIHSSQRLADVAVGLPSNSIGSPDDPPISSQLSRLRIENDRLQRELNDARIALNEQTRRANDLERQLQASELQQQQQQQQNQQQHRIEELQTPERAEGAAERSKRTSTPTAATGATSQNYVVKLKQQVAKLTSELETLRHENETLREEGAVGGFNVPYCDRARPFVADVSGGGGGGSGASVGAAAGAAAAGVRGGTVGRPSRTQQFSRDLLRAASNAENNLRQLLAGVDNLRQMAADIENSEVRVGGYDVSPDLFSDFLDDCDDYEDYSDGPTL from the exons atggcAAAAGAAAACGATGAGGtgcaacataacaacaacaatagttgtagtagtagcaacagcaacaacaacggtgTGGATTCACTTAACGCATCTGTGGGTGTGACGTCGACATCGAATGCAACAGAAATACCCACAGCGGTGTCATATTGTGATGCCGATGTGCTAGTGGGTGACATAGCCAGAACCGGTGACAAGAGCAAGGTCACAAGTGCAGGTGGTGGCGACTGTGCCGGTACAAGTTCGAGAAGTAATCACTTTGGGGCGTCTACGTCAAGTTTTATGCGTGGCAAACTCAATGACCTGGTTGCGGACCTTTGTATAAATGGCCCAATAGATGGTAGTGGCAATAATGGTGGTTATGGTGATTACACAAACGGTCGTTCAAATAACAGTGCACCAGTTGATG CcacaatgcaacaaacaaatgtCAGTTCTACTTGGGAACCTGTAAGCAGCAGCGTCACTAGCCAGCATGTACCACAACCACACGCAGCGCCAACACAAAATGCAtcttcattttcttttaaaCATTTCTTAAGTAGCGGCCCGCCTATAACGGCGCCATCCAGCACTGTAACAGTCACATCATTGGACTCATCGGCGTGCAGTAGCACGAATGGTCCACAAAATAATAATGCGAGATTAGCGTCCAGCAGTGGTGCGTCAATGCAGACGTCAACTGGCGCACGGCCAAAAGTTCCTCAGTCAGCTTCGCTTTCCAGCACATCAATATCATCGCTTATGACTGGCGGTTTGTCGGCCACAAATAGTGCAGGCCAACCAGATAGCGGCAATTCGTTTGGCACGTCAGCCACAAAAATGAAACGATCGCCACGATTCTCTTCATTCGATTCGCAAGCAAGTCTGGCAGAATATGTGACTGGCGGTGCGGATGAGCAATTAGAGGGGGTCAGCAGCACTGGACCGAGTGGTGTACGCAGTGCAGGTGTTGGAGCGAACGCGAACTCTGGTTTCCGGCTTTATCCAGATAGTGgtg ATATTTTCTCGACACCGTCGCGCAGCAGTCGTGGCATGGGTGATGGCGGTGCGGGTACAAACAACTCGTTAAATAATACGAGTGAATACGATCGGCATCAGTATGTGCCACGCTCCTATTCAAACTATGAAATGCCCATGTCATCCGCAACAGCATCGCCGAGACGTCGCACAGGAGCACCAAACGTTAGCGttagcggcggcggcggcatgaGGGAAGCGCGTCCCACACGTCTTGCCTTAAACACAAATTCGTCCAAACCGAAAGGGAATTTGCCACTCAGTGACATGAATAACGGCGCATGTGGCGGTGCTGCTGTGGCGGCCGCACCACCAGTCACCCGTCCACTGCCCAGCAATGCCGGTGAATTTCCCGCCGCCGTTTTGCCCGACTTCGTGCAAGATCACTGGCTCGACTCGTGGTATGCACACGATATGCATCTGAATTCGCCGCCCAATTCGCCGATACGTGATTTCAGTGATGTCGATGTGGCGGGCGGTGCAATTGGTGGTGGCGCCGGCGGTGGTGTCAACAATAGCAATGTGTGCGATGTCGCTGGTGGTAATGGTGTGAGCGTAGGCATAGGCATACCTGGACCATCGCCCTCGTATGGTGGTGGGGGAGGCGGTGCAACTGCCGAGTCCACGGCTAGTAATGCGAAAATGCTGCCAGATTTCCTCTCTGACGGCCCAATAATACACTCTTCACAGCGGTTGGCCGACGTGGCTGTCGGTTTGCCATCCAATTCCATAGGCTCGCCCGATGATCCGCCGATCTCGTCACAATTATCGCGGCTGCGTATTGAGAACGATCGCTTGCAGCGCGAATTAAATGACGCGCGCATTGCGCTCAACGAGCAGACGCGGCGTGCTAACGACTTGGAGCGACAATTGCAGGCAAGTGaactgcaacagcagcagcaacaacaacaaaaccaacagcaACACAGAATTGAGGAGCTGCAAACGCCTGAGCGTGCTGAAGGCGCAGCGGAACGAAGTAAACGCACGAGTACGCCCACAGCAGCAACGGGCGCAACGTCACAAAATTATGTCGTCAAGCTAAAGCAGCAGGTGGCAAAGCTAACG TCTGAATTGGAGACGTTGCGTCACGAAAATGAGACGCTGCGCGAGGAGGGTGCCGTAGGCGGCTTCAATGTACCATACTGTGATCGTGCGCGTCCATTTGTTGCGGACGTgagtggcggcggtggtggtggcagtGGCGCCAGTGTAGGTGCTGCTGCTGGAGCGGCCGCTGCGGGTGTGCGTGGTGGCACTGTTGGCCGACCGTCCAGAACACAACAATTTTCGCGTGACTTGCTGAGGGCAGCATCAAATGCGGAGAATAACCTGAG GCAACTACTCGCCGGTGTGGATAATTTACGTCAAATGGCTGCTGACATTGAGAATTCTGAAGTGCGTGTGGGGGGCTACGATGTCAGTCCCGATCTATTTTCAGACTTCTTAGACGATTGTGATGATTACGAGGACTACTCGGACGGACCGACATTGTAA
- the LOC105220905 gene encoding zinc finger Y-chromosomal protein 1: MEVVHCTPTEAELLPEREIQCTYNGCNSVFTNAGNLDMHLQRHHGTQPMKRTDFNGKQCVFHCPKLQCTYHEQHAGKMHFKTLKYLRQHYKKVHAAKTNVCDKCGKAFINVNQLKTHMEKLCGIKYSCIECGWDYNSKEALLTHCKRKGHKLRDSGLVEVKTKLRQKPQSQQLVNQSHDQETQTDGECLIPTCIDTKNDISTETEDYHTHGKNASTSTHTPTDIETQTENVFLNTMQHTNCNSLSTNFHNSLPHAQLLPPSTHTYTQTYDDLFTDSLLGFTDIQTQTNWSSFADAATDAEMNEEVSAHQYNTSNAGTCTRCASDELLVSTETQTSFTQCLLESRTANGVAEDGNFSLYQTQHTQTCDMLLGALFGAQESDLIGGFQSTYTQT; the protein is encoded by the exons ATGGAAGTGGTTCATTGTACTCCCACAGAGGCAGAGCTTTTACCGGAACGTGAAATTCAATGCACCTATAATGGCTGCAATTCCGTTTTTACAAATGCCGGTAATTTGGATATGCATTTACAAAGACATCATGGCACACAGCCGATGAAGAGAACAGATTTCAATGGAAAACAGTGTGTTTTCCATTGCCCTAAGCTACAATGTACATATCACGAGCAGCATGCTGGTAAAATGCATTTCAAAACACTGAAATACTTACGGCAGCATTATAAGAAAGTGCATGCAGCTAAAACAAATGTCTGTGATAAATGCGGAAAGGCTTTTATCAACGTCAATCAGTTGAAGACacatatggaaaaattgtgcgGCATCAAATACAGCTGCATAGAGTGTGGTTGGGATTATAATAGTAAAGAGGCGCTGTTGACACATTGTAAACGCAAGGGACATAAATTGCGAGACAGTGGTTTAGTtgaagtgaaaacaaaattacGGCAAAAACCACAGTCACAACAATTAGTGAATCAAAGTCATGATCAGGAAACGCAAACAGACGGTGAGTGCCTCATACCAACTTGCAT TGATACAAAGAACGACATATCGACAGAAACAGAGGATTACCATACACATGGCAAAAACGCATCGACGAGCACGCATACGCCAACTGATATAGAAACCCAAACTGAAAATGTCTTCTTAAATACAATGCAACATACCAACTGCAACAGTTTAAGTACAAACTTCCACAACTCGTTGCCACATGCTCAGCTTCTGCCGCCTTCTACGCATacctacacacaaacatatgatGATTTATTCACAGATTCCTTGTTGGGTTTCAccgacatacaaacacaaaccaATTGGTCCAGTTTCGCCGATGCCGCCACGGATGCAGAAATGAACGAAGAAGTGTCAGCACATCAATATAACACATCAAATGCCGGCACATGTACACGTTGCGCTTCTGATGAGTTGCTGGTGTCGACCGAAACCCAAACTAGTTTCACACAATGTTTACTCGAATCACGCACCGCTAATGGCGTTGCAGAGGATGGCAATTTTAGTTTATATCAAACACAGCATACACAGACTTGTGACATGCTGTTGGGTGCGCTTTTTGGTGCACAAGAAAGTGATTTGATTGGTGGATTTCAATCCACCTATACGCAAACATGA
- the LOC105220919 gene encoding ras-GEF domain-containing family member 1B, whose product MPNNVIKHSSASASSASNGRSSSSNNSSSSSSANANPAKSIISHKNETMSTYVGSSNTLPDKSVIIKQSNNNERIATHRRDGSNITGIQRPIYRKLQYISPQTHFRNGAASAEALGDATLNDSRSDVLVYSEDGHLVSASLEALITHMVPTSEYYPEENFIFAFLLSARLYVRPHELLAQISQTWERQQQQQQEQKQQHNLQQGVDVVDEAHFGHLAVAASASPLMQRKTANSAVLLPPTIGHSEVNVIVEGHLKQRTAVQLSAQNCIRLLAEWIETFPYDFRDERLMQQVRILARKCVYIDNALGRRVSRILQLLVHRLTVLEQYEATLQAMAATDLTAAGSNQQQLPHYNTSAAASTTAASTHSGTHNSLVGCVKSHTLHTTSITEAHKPTTITNNSNSLGSVAVAAVAAAIDGSSAHEVHGIMDICPSCAQLAHQLTAIELERLSHIGPEEFVQAFAKEYQHTIDGKSTAATTTTTSVGKCERASVDSTTLHDMKKTRNLESYVEWFNRLSYLTATEIVKYPKKKQRVRIIEYWIETARECFNIGNFNSLMAIIAGLNLAPISRLKKTWSKVQSAKFSVLEHQMDPTSNFNSYRSTLKAAMWRSEGATEERERIIIPFFSLFVKDLYFLNEGCSNRLPNNHINFEKCSQLAKQVMEFNEWKKVTCPFEQMPNVIAYLQTSSVLNENTLSMASFECEPPENTEEKGRYKTVKAETKQQLLHQLQQEQQQQHQHQP is encoded by the exons ATGCCTAATAACGTTATAAAGCATAGCAGCGCCAGCGCCAGCAGTGCCAGTAAtgggcgcagcagcagcagtaacaaTAGTAGCAGCAGTAGTAGTGCCAATGCCAATCCAGCAAAGTCAATTATTAGCCATAAAAATGAGACGATGTCTACGTACGTGGGATCGTCCAACACACTGCCAGACAAAAGCGTTATAATTAAACAATCAAACAACAACGAACGCATCGCTACACATCGGCGTGATGGTTCCAATATAACGGGAATACAGCGTCCAATCTATCGTAAGTTACAGTATATTAGCCCACAGACGCATTTTCGCAATGGCGCCGCATCAGCGGAAGCCTTAGGAGATGCCACGCTGAATGACAGTCGTAGCGATGTGCTTGTCTACTCCGAAGATGGGCATTTGGTATCGGCTAGTTTGGAAGCGCTCATCACGCATATGGTGCCCACCAGCGAGTATTACCCAGAGGAGAATTTCATTTTCGCATTTCTGCTTAGCGCGCGCCTCTATGTTCGGCCACATGAACTGCTTGCGCAAATATCACAAACGTGGGagcggcaacagcaacagcagcaggaacagaaacaacaacataatcTACAGCAAGGCGTGGACGTTGTCGATGAGGCACATTTTGGGCATTTGGCTGTAGCCGCCTCAGCGTCACCGCTAATGCAGCGCAAGACCGCGAATAGCGCCGTTTTATTGCCACCCACCATTGGTCACAGTGAGGTCAATGTAATTGTAGAGGGCCATCTCAAACAGCGCACCGCCGTACAGTTGAGTGCACAGAATTGCATACGTTTGCTTGCCGAATGGATCGAGACGTTTCCCTATGATTTTCGAGATGAACGCCTGATGCAGCAGGTGCGCATATTAGCGAGAAAATGTGTCTACATTGATAATGCGCTCGGTAGGCGCGTCTCGCGTATTTTACAGCTACTCGTACATCGTCTCACCGTACTCGAACAATACGAGGCAACATTGCAAGCAATGGCAGCTACAGATCTCACCGCGGCCGGCAGTAATCAGCAACAACTACCGCACTACAACACATCGGCAGCGGCGTCCACCACTGCGGCGAGCACGCATAGCGGTACCCACAATTCGCTAGTGGGTTGCGTAAAGAGTCACACACTACATACAACCAGCATAACAGAGGCACACAAACCGACCACAATCACAAACAACTCGAACTCATTGGGATCCGTGGCCGTTGCGGCGGTGGCAGCGGCCATAGATGGCAGTAGTGCGCATGAGGTGCACGGCATTATGGACATATGTCCAAGTTGTGCACAATTGGCGCATCAGTTGACCGCCATTGAGCTGGAGCGGCTGTCACATATTGGTCCGGAAGAATTTGTGCAAGCTTTCGCCAAGGAATATCAACACACTATCGATGGCAAATCAACTgcggctacaacaacaacaaccagcgttGGAAAGTGCGAGCGTGCGAGTGTTGACTCCACAACGCTGCATGATATGAAGAAAACGCGCAACCTAGAATCGTACGTGGAGTGGTTTAACCGGCTGAGTTACCTGACGGCAACGGAGATTGTGAAG TATCCGAAGAAAAAGCAGCGTGTACGCATTATCGAATACTGGATAGAGACCGCGCGGGAGTGTTTCAATATTGGCAATTTCAACAGTTTAATGGCGATTATAGCTGGCTTAAATCTAGCGCCCATTTCAAGGCTTAAGAAGACG TGGTCAAAAGTGCAATCTGCAAAATTCTCTGTGCTGGAACATCAAATGGATCCTACATCGAATTTCAATAGTTATCGCTCAACACTTAAGGCGGCCATGTGGCGTTCGGAGGGCGCTACAGAGGAACGTGAACGCATAATCATTccattttttagtttattcgtTAAGGATTTATACTTTTTGAACGAGGGCTGCTCCAATCG TTTGCCAAACAATCATATCAATTTCGAAAAATGCTCACAACTCGCCAAACAGGTAATGGAGTTCAACGAATGGAAGAAGGTCACTTGTCCATTTGAGCAAATGCCAAATGTGATTGCATATCTGCAGACCAGTAGTGTACTCAATGAGAACACATTATCGATGGCGTCATTCGAATGTGAACCACCCGAAAATACGGAGGagaagggacgctacaaaacgGTTAAAGCCGAAACTAAACAACAATTATTACATCAACtgcaacaagagcaacaacagcaacatcaacaccAACCATAG